DNA sequence from the Luteolibacter sp. Y139 genome:
GCATCACCCCAGAGAGCTTGTTTTCCACCGGGTCCTCGATCGTGACGATGCGGCGGTCCGGGTGGTTGATCTCGCTGAGGAAGGAGTAAAGGCTCGTCGACTTACCCGAACCGGTCGGACCGGTGATCAGGATGATGCCGTTCGAAATGTGCAGCAGGCTCTCGATCTTCGAGCGCACGTGGTGCTCCATGCCGAGCTTGTCCAAGTTGAACTTCTCCTGGTTGAGGAGACGGAGCGCCACGCTCTCGCCCTCCACCGTCGGCACGGTCGCAACGCGGACGTCGATCGTGCGGCCTTCGAACTGGAGGTTGATACGTCCGTCCTGAGGCAAGCGGCGCTCGGCGATGTCGAGGCGCGACATGATCTTCAGACGGGCGATCACCGAGCTCTGCAGCGCCTTGATGTTTTCCGGCACCGTCACCGCCAGCAGCTTGCCGTCGATGCGGTAGCGGATGCGGAGGTTGTCAGCCAGCGGCTCCACGTGAATATCCGTCGCGCGCTGCTCCAGCGATTCGCGGATGATCTGGTTCACGAATTTGACGACGCTCGCCTCCTCATCCTGGTCGGCGTCGATGACGTTCGCCTCGTCGTGGCTTTCGAGATTGTCGTAGTCGAGGTCGCGGCCTTCCAGGATCTGCTCGAATGTATCGGCACCCACACCGTACAGGCGGCGCAGCGATTCGTGAACGCGGCGGCGGGATGCCATGCACCACTCCACCGGCAGCTCGATTTCCTGGGCGACGGCCTGGCGGGCGACGAGATTGAAAGGATCGAAGGTGGCCAGCTTCAGGCGCTTGCCCTCCCCTTCTCCCACGAATTCCACGGGGAGCAGGCGGTGACGCAGGGCCACCCGGGGGCCGCAGGCTTCACGCAGAGGCAGCGGGGCTTCCGGAAACTGGATGTTTTCCAGCCACTCCATGCCCAGCTCGGCGGCGAGCTCGCGCATGTACGGCTCCTCCTCGACCACGCCGGCATCCAGCACGTCGTCGATCGGCGAGCGCTGACTGATGCTGGCATTCCCCAGCACTTCCTCGAGCTTTTCCAAGTCTTGGCATCCGCTGCGGCGGGCGGGGTCGATCAACAATTCGGTCATTCGGCTGGCGGTCTTGTCCCGTAAAACCGCCGAAGGTGCAACTTTGTCTCTGGAAAATACACTTCGTTGCGTCAGCAGCCCGGAGCCGGGTCGCCGGGGACTTGCCGCCGGACGCCCCCCTCCCTAGAACCGCACCGTGCCGACGATCCACCCGACCGCCCAGATTTCGCCCGATGCGGAGCTCGCCGATGACGTGAGCGTGGGCCCCTTCACAGTGATCGAGGGGCCGGTGAAATTGGCGGCCGGCGTGAAAATCGGCGGCCACGCTTGGATCTCCGGCCGCACCACCATCGGCGAAGGCACCAGCATCGGCTGGGGTGCCGTCATTGGCGCCGACCCGCAGGATCTCTCCTTCGACCCCGCAACCGACTCCGGCGTGGAAATCGGCGCGCGCAATTCGATCCGCGAGTACGTGACCATCCACCGCGGCTCCAAGCCCGGCGCCCGGACCGTCATTGGCGAGGGCAATCTGCTCATGACCGGCGCTCACTTGGCGCACGATGTCCACCTCGGCAACGGCAACATCCTCGCGAACAGCGTCCTTCTCGCCGGCCACGTCCACGTCGGAAACAAGGCATTCCTCGGCGGCGGCGCCGGCTTCCACCAGTTCATCAAGATCGGCGACCTCGCCATGGTCCAAGGCCTCACCGCCGTCAGCCAGGACGTGCCGCCCTTCTGCACCGCCTACGGCATCAATCAAATCGCAGGCCTGAATACCATCGGCCTCCGCCGGGCGGGCTTCAGCGCGGATGAACGCGCAGCAGTGAAACGCGCCTACAAACTAGTGTTTCAATCAGGGCTCGTGCGTGAGGCCGCCCTAGCCGAAGCCACTGCCTTGGAATGGCCCGAGCCAGCCGCACGCTTCCTAGCTGCCATTGCGACTCCCTCGAAGAAGGGCGTGATGAGCCCTTGAGGTGTTCCTCACAATAGCCCGTCGGGAAACCGGTCACCGCAAGCAAACAAACGATTAATTCAAGCGATCTCGCCTATTCACAGATTATTCCCAATCGTCCTGCCAGCACTGCGAGCCCCGCAAAACAGAAACACTCGTTTCATCGAGGATTGAGACATCATAAAACCTCAAGCCAGCCGCCTCCTACAATCGCGTGAGAATACCCCTGAACCCTCTCAAGAGAATCAGGAAGCCAAGTTAGATACTCTCAGCCCGTGCTCCCTCCCTGCTCGTCCTCCCCATCCGCGTTTTCAGCGATCGTTTCAGCTTCGATCTCGCGCTGGACCTTCGGCGACAGGAAAGGCCGCACCACCAGACCGTAAAGCAGGTAGGCACTGAACAGGACCGCAGGCATCACGTAGTGGAACCGGACAGTAATGATCAGCACCGCCACCGCTCCGACGATCACCAGCGGAGTACCGCGGGTGCGCCAGCCGACCTTCTTGAAGCTGGGATAGCGGACGCTGCTCACCATCAGGATCGAGATTCCCAGCATCGCACCCGCCAGCACATACTTCCAGGCACCCAGATTTCGGTCCGTGTCGTTGAAGTAGATGACCAGGTAGGTCAGGGAAGAAATGAACCCCGCAGCCATCGGGATCGGCAGTCCGCGGAAATCTGTGCTCGCATTCGCCCGCTTCGGCATCGCCGCCAGGCAATTGAAACGCGCCAGCCGGATCGCACCGCAGAGCACGTAGATGCAGGCCAGCCCCCAGCCGACCCCCTCCAGCTTGAGGTGTTTGAAATCCTCATCGAGCGGGAACAGCACCGCCTTGGCCATGAGGATCGACGGGGCCATCCCGAAGGAAATCACGTCCGCCAGCGAATCGAACTCCCTCCCGAACGGCGACTCCTGACCCCCGAACCGGGCCAGGCGGCCATCCAACAGGTCGAAAATACACGAGGCGAAGATCAGCAGGATCGCCTGCTCGTAGTAGGGACGGGCGGAGTCGAAAACGTAGCCCTCCGGCGTCGTTGCGAGGAAAATGCCCTTGAAGATCGTCAGCACCGCGAAGAACCCGCACGCGAGGTTGCCGGCGGTCATCAGGTTCGGCAGCAGGTAGATGCGCGGCTCGTCGGGCTCGATGGGACGGAACATGTCGCCGGGAAGGTGGCCCAAAAGGATGCCTTGAAACAGTGGAAAATCCCGGGCGGCCAGTTAGGGTCCGCGCCGTGGACCCCGCGACGATCACCACCGACACCCCGATGGGGGAAATCATGAGCGCCCTGCCCGGTGCCCGCCGCGCCCTTTTTTCCCGCTATCACCTCGGCGGCTGCCAGAGCTGCGGCTTCGCCGACACCGAGACTCTCGCCGAACTCTGCGCCCGCGCCGGAGAACTGGATGCCCAGGAAGCGCTCCAGCATCTGCTGGAAAGCCACGCCCACGACGAGTCGATGATGGTCTCCCCGGCCGAACTCAAGGCCGAGCTGGAATCCCCCACCCCGCCGCTTCTGCTAGACTGCCGCACCCGCGAGGAGCACGAAGCCGTCGCCATCCCCGGCGCCGAGTTCATGACCCAGGAACTCCAGCAACAGCTCTTCGGCGGC
Encoded proteins:
- a CDS encoding GspE/PulE family protein; translation: MTELLIDPARRSGCQDLEKLEEVLGNASISQRSPIDDVLDAGVVEEEPYMRELAAELGMEWLENIQFPEAPLPLREACGPRVALRHRLLPVEFVGEGEGKRLKLATFDPFNLVARQAVAQEIELPVEWCMASRRRVHESLRRLYGVGADTFEQILEGRDLDYDNLESHDEANVIDADQDEEASVVKFVNQIIRESLEQRATDIHVEPLADNLRIRYRIDGKLLAVTVPENIKALQSSVIARLKIMSRLDIAERRLPQDGRINLQFEGRTIDVRVATVPTVEGESVALRLLNQEKFNLDKLGMEHHVRSKIESLLHISNGIILITGPTGSGKSTSLYSFLSEINHPDRRIVTIEDPVENKLSGVMQIAVKSDIGLTFAAGLRSILRADPNVVMIGEIRDLETAEIAIRASLTGHLVFSTLHTNDALGGISRLIDMGVEPFLVSAAVRAFLAQRLVRRLCPHCKVPRELSLDDRRDLGIPMNLEGQPYVAKGCDRCRNTGFQGRLAIYEVVVLSQAMQDMVAHGASAPDIRAQSIKEGFVPMRGYGWIKVMQGMTTIEEVISVTSTDIATE
- the lpxA gene encoding acyl-ACP--UDP-N-acetylglucosamine O-acyltransferase, whose amino-acid sequence is MPTIHPTAQISPDAELADDVSVGPFTVIEGPVKLAAGVKIGGHAWISGRTTIGEGTSIGWGAVIGADPQDLSFDPATDSGVEIGARNSIREYVTIHRGSKPGARTVIGEGNLLMTGAHLAHDVHLGNGNILANSVLLAGHVHVGNKAFLGGGAGFHQFIKIGDLAMVQGLTAVSQDVPPFCTAYGINQIAGLNTIGLRRAGFSADERAAVKRAYKLVFQSGLVREAALAEATALEWPEPAARFLAAIATPSKKGVMSP
- the pssA gene encoding CDP-diacylglycerol--serine O-phosphatidyltransferase is translated as MFRPIEPDEPRIYLLPNLMTAGNLACGFFAVLTIFKGIFLATTPEGYVFDSARPYYEQAILLIFASCIFDLLDGRLARFGGQESPFGREFDSLADVISFGMAPSILMAKAVLFPLDEDFKHLKLEGVGWGLACIYVLCGAIRLARFNCLAAMPKRANASTDFRGLPIPMAAGFISSLTYLVIYFNDTDRNLGAWKYVLAGAMLGISILMVSSVRYPSFKKVGWRTRGTPLVIVGAVAVLIITVRFHYVMPAVLFSAYLLYGLVVRPFLSPKVQREIEAETIAENADGEDEQGGSTG
- a CDS encoding rhodanese-like domain-containing protein, encoding MDPATITTDTPMGEIMSALPGARRALFSRYHLGGCQSCGFADTETLAELCARAGELDAQEALQHLLESHAHDESMMVSPAELKAELESPTPPLLLDCRTREEHEAVAIPGAEFMTQELQQQLFGGDPQRRIILHDHAGKHVLDTCAWFLGHGMKNTRALRGGIDAWSREVDPKLPRYRLEVD